One genomic region from Parerythrobacter aestuarii encodes:
- a CDS encoding right-handed parallel beta-helix repeat-containing protein, which yields MENSARLPHARPAVSRPSNWVFGVVAAAAIALIPVAAVLAQPAPAPFTVVESGQGFGNLQQAVDAIGTGTGTIAIAPGTWRQCAVQQVGSVAFFASEPGTAILDGVECEGKAALVLRGREASVSGLVFRNMAVADFNGAGIRLEKGNLTVANSWFVDSQQGILTAHDPSIRLVIDRSTFSGLGTCEGDGGCAHSIYTGTIAHLRITRSRFERGTGGHYVKSRARRTDIAASSFDDSAGRSTNYMIDLPQGSIGQITNNWFVQGRDKENYSAFIAVGAEEGDQSSNGLVIAGNDARFVPGLQRNSVFVADWGGDQVTIEDNVLGPGLKRYERR from the coding sequence ATGGAAAACTCTGCCCGCCTTCCGCATGCACGCCCCGCTGTTTCGCGCCCTTCGAACTGGGTGTTCGGCGTTGTCGCCGCTGCCGCCATTGCGTTGATCCCGGTCGCTGCCGTGCTGGCGCAGCCGGCCCCCGCGCCATTCACGGTAGTCGAGAGCGGGCAAGGTTTCGGCAACCTGCAACAGGCGGTGGATGCGATCGGTACCGGTACCGGCACGATTGCCATTGCCCCGGGCACCTGGCGCCAATGCGCCGTGCAGCAGGTCGGCAGCGTGGCCTTTTTCGCCAGCGAGCCGGGCACTGCCATTCTCGACGGGGTGGAATGCGAAGGCAAGGCAGCGCTGGTCCTGCGCGGGCGCGAAGCCAGCGTGTCAGGCCTCGTCTTTCGCAACATGGCGGTGGCCGATTTCAACGGTGCCGGCATCCGGCTGGAGAAAGGCAACCTGACTGTCGCCAACAGCTGGTTCGTTGACAGCCAGCAAGGCATCCTCACCGCGCACGACCCTTCTATCAGGCTGGTCATCGACCGTTCGACCTTCTCCGGCCTTGGCACCTGCGAAGGTGACGGCGGCTGTGCGCATTCGATCTACACCGGTACGATCGCCCACTTGCGCATCACGCGCAGCCGCTTCGAGCGCGGCACGGGTGGGCATTACGTCAAGTCGCGCGCGCGCCGCACCGATATCGCGGCATCCAGTTTCGACGATTCCGCCGGTCGCTCGACCAATTACATGATTGACTTGCCGCAGGGCTCGATTGGCCAGATCACCAACAACTGGTTTGTTCAGGGCCGCGACAAGGAGAATTACTCCGCCTTCATCGCGGTCGGCGCAGAAGAAGGCGACCAGAGCTCCAACGGGCTCGTTATCGCCGGCAACGATGCCCGTTTCGTGCCGGGCCTGCAGCGTAACTCGGTGTTCGTGGCAGATTGGGGCGGCGATCAGGTCACGATTGAGGACAATGTACTCGGCCCCGGCCTCAAGCGTTACGAACGTCGCTAA
- the recQ gene encoding DNA helicase RecQ, giving the protein MEARVESKNLQAARERLRSLFGFDDFRGRQPEVVERVLAGHSTLAVMPTGAGKSLTYQLPATMLQGTCVVISPLIALMHDQLRAAQANGIRAATLTSVDEDWRETMDAFRGGRLDLLYVAPERASQPSFCDLLTAAPLALFAIDEAHCVSEWGHDFRPDYRQLRPLMDRFGDVPRLALTATADAHTRCDILEQLGIPQEGLVVAGFDRPNIRYAIRHRENPVRQLTTLMAEQPGPGIVYAPTRKKVEDLAAKLASATGREVLPYHAGLEPEVRAANQARFVASEDMVIVATIAFGMGIDKPDVRFVAHAGIPKSIEAYYQETGRAGRDGDPSLALMLWGAEDFARARLRLAETPEDRRESDRQRLDSLSSLVETAGCRRAVLLKHFGEDPPQTCGNCDNCLDAPDVVDATETARKLLSAVYRTGQSFGFGHLQKVLTGGDDDRVMSRGHDQLTVFGIVGAEEATLLRPVSRALQARGSLVATEHGGLMLGGDARDILKGDAELLIVKPPKKERRSRRSRDGGVNPIGDPLFDALRELRRELAIEGQVPPYVIFHDATLREMATSRPATLAELGTIGGIGTKKLEAFGERFLDCIRRH; this is encoded by the coding sequence GTGGAAGCACGGGTCGAATCCAAGAATTTACAAGCTGCACGCGAGCGGCTGCGGTCACTGTTCGGCTTCGACGACTTTCGCGGACGCCAGCCGGAAGTCGTCGAGCGGGTACTGGCAGGGCACTCGACCCTGGCTGTCATGCCCACTGGGGCGGGCAAGTCGCTGACCTATCAGCTGCCGGCGACAATGCTGCAAGGGACCTGCGTGGTCATTTCGCCGCTGATCGCGCTGATGCATGACCAGCTCCGCGCTGCGCAAGCCAACGGCATTCGTGCGGCGACCCTGACCAGCGTCGACGAAGACTGGCGCGAAACCATGGATGCGTTTCGCGGCGGGCGGCTCGACCTGCTCTATGTCGCGCCGGAACGGGCCAGCCAGCCCAGCTTCTGCGACTTGCTGACGGCTGCCCCGCTGGCGCTGTTTGCCATCGACGAAGCGCATTGCGTCAGCGAATGGGGGCATGATTTCCGCCCTGACTATCGCCAGCTGCGCCCGCTGATGGATCGCTTCGGTGATGTCCCGCGGCTGGCGTTGACGGCGACCGCCGATGCGCACACCCGCTGCGATATCCTGGAGCAGCTCGGCATCCCGCAAGAAGGGCTGGTGGTGGCCGGTTTCGACCGGCCCAATATCCGCTATGCCATTCGCCACCGCGAAAACCCGGTAAGGCAGCTGACGACATTGATGGCAGAACAGCCGGGTCCAGGGATCGTCTATGCGCCGACGCGGAAGAAGGTGGAAGACCTGGCCGCCAAGCTGGCCTCGGCGACAGGCCGCGAAGTCCTGCCCTATCATGCTGGCCTGGAGCCAGAGGTGCGCGCGGCGAACCAGGCCCGCTTCGTCGCCAGCGAGGACATGGTCATCGTCGCCACGATCGCTTTCGGCATGGGGATCGACAAACCCGACGTCCGCTTCGTCGCCCATGCGGGCATCCCCAAGTCGATCGAGGCCTATTACCAGGAAACAGGACGCGCTGGGCGCGATGGCGATCCTTCGCTGGCACTGATGCTGTGGGGAGCGGAAGACTTCGCGCGGGCCCGTTTGCGGCTGGCTGAAACTCCTGAAGACCGTCGCGAGAGCGATCGACAGCGGCTCGATTCGCTATCGTCGCTGGTCGAGACCGCTGGGTGTCGCCGCGCGGTGCTGTTGAAGCACTTCGGCGAAGACCCGCCGCAAACCTGCGGCAACTGTGACAATTGCCTCGATGCGCCGGATGTTGTCGATGCAACCGAGACAGCGCGCAAGCTCCTTTCCGCAGTCTATCGCACCGGGCAGAGCTTCGGTTTCGGGCATTTGCAAAAGGTGCTGACGGGAGGTGACGATGACCGGGTCATGTCCAGGGGGCACGACCAATTGACCGTGTTCGGTATCGTCGGGGCCGAGGAAGCGACATTGCTGCGCCCGGTCAGCCGGGCCCTGCAGGCACGCGGCTCGCTGGTGGCGACCGAGCATGGCGGCCTGATGCTCGGCGGCGATGCGCGAGACATCCTCAAAGGTGATGCCGAGCTGCTTATCGTGAAGCCGCCGAAGAAGGAGCGCCGCTCGCGCCGTTCGCGTGATGGCGGAGTCAACCCGATCGGCGACCCCCTGTTCGATGCACTGCGCGAACTGCGACGCGAACTGGCGATCGAAGGGCAGGTCCCACCCTATGTCATTTTCCATGATGCTACCCTGCGGGAGATGGCCACCAGCCGGCCCGCGACGCTCGCGGAACTGGGCACGATTGGCGGCATCGGCACGAAAAAGCTCGAGGCCTTTGGAGAACGGTTTCTCGACTGCATCCGGAGGCACTGA
- the xth gene encoding exodeoxyribonuclease III, whose protein sequence is MVSVTTWNINSVRLRMPIVERFLKEQSPDILCLQEIKCQEHQFPYEVFRALGYEHFAIHGQKGYHGVATVGKVPFTEFSRHDWQDNGEARHVGVELGEGPGKGTVIENVYVPAGGDEPDREINPKFGQKLDFLERMTRWADKIDRPTLIVGDFNIAPLESDVWNHKQLLKVVSHTPIEVETLQRFMDAHGWADIGREYIKAPERYYSWWSYRAKDWRKGDRGRRLDHMWASRELAAQATAHSVFEDARDWEKPSDHIPLTTEFTF, encoded by the coding sequence ATGGTTTCAGTAACGACATGGAATATCAATTCGGTCCGCCTGCGGATGCCGATCGTGGAGCGCTTCCTCAAGGAGCAATCACCCGACATCCTGTGCCTGCAGGAGATCAAGTGCCAGGAGCACCAGTTTCCCTACGAAGTGTTTCGCGCGCTGGGTTACGAGCACTTCGCGATCCACGGGCAGAAGGGCTATCACGGCGTGGCGACGGTCGGGAAGGTGCCGTTCACGGAGTTCTCTCGGCATGACTGGCAGGACAATGGCGAGGCTCGCCATGTCGGGGTCGAGCTCGGCGAGGGGCCTGGCAAGGGCACTGTCATCGAGAATGTCTATGTCCCCGCCGGTGGCGACGAACCGGACCGCGAGATAAATCCCAAGTTCGGCCAGAAGCTCGATTTTCTTGAGCGGATGACCCGCTGGGCCGACAAGATCGATCGCCCCACACTGATCGTCGGCGACTTCAACATCGCCCCCTTGGAAAGCGACGTGTGGAACCACAAGCAGCTGCTCAAGGTCGTCAGCCACACGCCGATCGAAGTCGAAACCTTGCAGCGCTTCATGGACGCGCATGGCTGGGCAGATATCGGGCGTGAGTACATCAAGGCTCCCGAACGCTATTACAGCTGGTGGAGCTACCGGGCGAAGGACTGGCGCAAGGGCGATCGCGGGCGGAGGCTCGACCATATGTGGGCCAGCCGCGAACTGGCCGCGCAGGCAACCGCGCACAGTGTGTTCGAGGATGCCCGCGACTGGGAGAAACCCTCCGACCATATCCCGCTGACCACGGAGTTCACTTTCTGA
- a CDS encoding toxin-antitoxin system HicB family antitoxin, giving the protein MAAPKKSAAKKAFALRLDPAVHAAVERLAGAELRSANAQIEMLLREALEKRGIDVRKSAKPRRGRPPKED; this is encoded by the coding sequence ATGGCTGCACCCAAGAAAAGCGCGGCCAAGAAAGCCTTTGCCTTGCGGCTCGATCCGGCAGTTCACGCCGCGGTCGAGCGGCTGGCGGGTGCCGAGCTGCGCAGCGCCAATGCCCAGATCGAGATGCTGCTGCGCGAAGCGCTTGAGAAGCGCGGTATCGATGTCCGCAAGTCCGCCAAACCGCGCCGGGGCCGACCGCCAAAGGAAGATTGA
- a CDS encoding alkaline phosphatase, giving the protein MAMPLAGCTTAYAQDTVETAASAEPVTKERKAKNVILFIGDGMGISTITAMRIYAGQKQGQTGEEYVLPFETFDNVALVKTYNVNAQVPDSAGTATAMNSGRKTNIGFIGIGPEAARGDCVGGQQHPLPLLSEKAKARGMAVGVVSTARITHATPAAVYARSTDRNWEADAWIPEDQRGSGCKDIARQLVDSDLDLALGGGLGGFFGSDKGGRRLEAGADLPAEWVARTGGTFVTDAAGLAAAPLGAPVLGLFSPSHMTYTAQRTEDTAEPTLTAMTAEAIKRLAGNPDGYYLMVEAGRIDHGHHEGKAGLALEDGLEFARAIQWALDNTDPEETLILVTADHSHVFTIAGYPKRGNPILGLVVAPEGEGEDDGPMLAEDGKPYTTLGYANGPGAVSGERPVPDTGVTAAQQALVPTGSETHAGEDVALYAHGPGAEDVRGVMEQDRIYDVMAGALGLQD; this is encoded by the coding sequence ATGGCCATGCCCCTTGCCGGGTGCACGACCGCCTATGCGCAGGATACGGTGGAGACCGCCGCTTCTGCAGAGCCGGTTACCAAGGAACGCAAGGCCAAGAACGTCATCCTGTTCATCGGCGACGGGATGGGCATTTCGACCATCACCGCGATGCGAATCTATGCCGGGCAGAAACAGGGGCAGACCGGCGAAGAATATGTCCTGCCGTTCGAAACCTTCGACAATGTTGCGCTGGTCAAGACCTACAATGTCAACGCACAGGTCCCGGACAGCGCTGGTACGGCGACAGCGATGAATTCGGGACGGAAGACCAATATCGGCTTTATCGGCATCGGGCCCGAAGCCGCGCGCGGCGATTGCGTCGGCGGCCAGCAGCACCCGCTGCCGCTGCTCAGCGAGAAAGCCAAGGCGCGCGGTATGGCGGTTGGCGTCGTCAGCACGGCGCGCATCACCCATGCCACCCCGGCTGCGGTCTATGCCCGCAGCACCGATCGCAACTGGGAAGCGGACGCCTGGATCCCCGAAGACCAGCGCGGGTCGGGCTGCAAGGATATCGCCCGGCAGCTTGTCGACTCCGATCTCGACCTGGCGCTGGGCGGCGGATTGGGTGGCTTCTTCGGCAGTGACAAGGGCGGCCGCAGGCTGGAGGCGGGCGCAGACTTGCCCGCTGAATGGGTTGCTCGCACCGGCGGCACATTTGTCACCGATGCTGCCGGGCTGGCCGCGGCTCCCTTGGGCGCGCCGGTGCTTGGCCTCTTTTCGCCTAGCCACATGACCTACACGGCGCAGCGCACCGAGGACACGGCAGAACCGACGCTGACCGCCATGACGGCAGAGGCGATCAAGCGGCTCGCGGGCAATCCCGATGGCTACTACCTGATGGTCGAAGCGGGCCGGATCGATCACGGCCACCACGAAGGCAAGGCGGGGCTCGCGCTGGAAGACGGGCTGGAATTCGCCCGCGCGATCCAGTGGGCGCTCGACAACACTGATCCGGAAGAAACGCTGATCCTTGTTACCGCCGATCACAGCCACGTGTTCACGATCGCCGGCTACCCAAAGCGCGGCAACCCGATCCTGGGCCTGGTGGTCGCACCTGAAGGGGAAGGTGAAGACGACGGGCCGATGCTGGCTGAGGACGGCAAACCCTACACGACGCTGGGCTATGCCAACGGACCTGGTGCGGTCTCCGGTGAGCGCCCGGTCCCGGACACGGGCGTGACTGCGGCCCAGCAGGCGCTTGTCCCGACGGGCAGTGAAACCCATGCCGGTGAGGACGTGGCGCTCTACGCCCACGGCCCCGGCGCCGAAGACGTGCGCGGGGTGATGGAGCAGGACCGGATCTATGACGTGATGGCGGGCGCGTTGGGGTTGCAGGACTAG
- the ribA gene encoding GTP cyclohydrolase II, protein MSGPSPSRRAAQAIDALRHGWPIEVEGAGILLPVETAIEATASSSHLLISAARAATLKLINQLDAAVPHAPVLIRGAEPFDLRLATAVADPALDLANPLKGPFKAEPLAWHAAAETAMELARIAGILPAFMVAPENAGEAQPVAPADLAAWSDPARLKIATRARLPIAAGEDAELVVFRKADDMREHCALIIGKQMAGKVPLVRLHSECLTGDILGSLKCDCGPQLDAALARMAEEAENGGYGVLLYMRQEGRGIGLVNKMRAYRLQDQGFDTVEANERLGLPDESRDFTTAARMLTLLGIGEIGLLTNNTRKVVALEDQRISIARRVEHVLPPNPHNRRYLETKRDRSGHLLP, encoded by the coding sequence CTGAGTGGGCCGTCACCCTCCCGCCGGGCAGCGCAAGCGATCGATGCGCTGAGGCATGGCTGGCCAATCGAGGTCGAGGGTGCGGGTATCTTGCTGCCGGTCGAAACGGCAATTGAAGCGACAGCGAGCTCGTCGCACCTGCTGATTTCTGCCGCCCGCGCAGCGACACTCAAGCTCATCAACCAGCTCGATGCGGCCGTGCCGCATGCCCCGGTGCTGATACGAGGAGCCGAACCATTCGACCTCCGCCTTGCCACGGCCGTGGCGGACCCGGCGCTAGACCTTGCCAATCCTCTCAAGGGTCCGTTCAAGGCCGAACCGCTGGCATGGCACGCGGCAGCCGAGACGGCTATGGAGCTGGCCCGCATCGCCGGGATCCTGCCTGCCTTCATGGTCGCGCCGGAGAACGCCGGAGAAGCGCAACCGGTTGCGCCCGCCGACCTCGCCGCATGGTCCGATCCCGCTCGGCTGAAGATCGCTACCCGCGCCCGGTTGCCGATCGCTGCCGGGGAAGACGCAGAACTGGTGGTGTTCCGCAAGGCCGATGACATGCGCGAACATTGCGCGCTGATCATCGGCAAGCAGATGGCAGGCAAGGTGCCACTGGTACGGCTGCATTCGGAATGCCTGACCGGCGACATCCTCGGCAGCCTCAAATGCGATTGCGGACCGCAGCTCGATGCCGCGCTGGCGCGGATGGCCGAGGAGGCCGAGAACGGTGGATATGGTGTCCTCCTCTACATGCGACAGGAGGGGCGCGGCATCGGCCTCGTCAACAAGATGCGCGCCTATCGCCTGCAAGATCAGGGTTTCGACACAGTCGAGGCTAACGAGAGGCTCGGCCTGCCTGACGAAAGTCGGGATTTTACAACGGCGGCACGGATGCTAACGCTACTTGGTATCGGTGAGATTGGACTCCTCACCAATAACACAAGAAAGGTCGTCGCGTTGGAAGACCAGAGAATATCGATCGCACGCCGGGTGGAGCATGTGCTGCCGCCCAACCCGCACAATCGCCGCTACCTCGAAACGAAGCGTGACCGGTCAGGCCACCTGTTGCCATGA
- a CDS encoding acyl-CoA dehydrogenase family protein — protein MADTGMDADVFEQFVEQLERYVRERLIPAEKDVIANDKIPEDIVEEMKEMGLFGLTVPEDYGGAGLSTSQYARVVNCMAYAAPAYRSIFSINVGMFNSAIKNGATDAQKAEWWPRIAAGEIACFGLTEPGSGSDSAAMATTATPDPDGNGWILNGTKRYITNAPHADVALIMARTEKEALPKNAHVSAFIVPMDTPGISTGNPDKKMGQEGSHISDIMLDDVKVPGDALLGGETGKGFVFAMKSLDNGRISVGAAAAGYARRALDSAVRYATERKAFGEPIANFQLIQQMLAESEMEIYAAEAMMKDVCERADRGENILRKAAAFKVFSSEMCGRVVDRVVQVYGGAGYLAEYDAERFFRDARIYRIYEGTTQILYLQIAKHMLRDFAAQNG, from the coding sequence ATGGCCGACACCGGGATGGACGCCGACGTTTTCGAGCAATTCGTCGAGCAACTTGAGCGCTATGTTCGCGAGCGGCTGATCCCCGCCGAGAAGGACGTTATCGCCAACGACAAGATTCCCGAAGATATTGTCGAAGAGATGAAGGAAATGGGCCTGTTCGGGCTCACCGTACCGGAAGACTATGGCGGTGCCGGGCTCAGCACTTCGCAATATGCGCGGGTCGTAAACTGTATGGCCTATGCCGCCCCTGCCTATCGCTCGATTTTCTCGATCAATGTCGGCATGTTCAATTCGGCGATCAAGAATGGTGCCACCGATGCCCAGAAGGCCGAATGGTGGCCGCGCATCGCCGCCGGCGAGATCGCCTGTTTCGGCCTGACCGAACCGGGCTCGGGCTCGGACAGTGCCGCCATGGCCACCACGGCCACGCCCGATCCCGATGGCAACGGCTGGATCCTCAACGGTACCAAGCGCTACATTACCAATGCCCCGCATGCCGATGTCGCACTCATCATGGCGCGCACGGAGAAGGAAGCGCTGCCCAAGAATGCGCATGTCAGCGCCTTTATCGTGCCGATGGACACGCCCGGCATCTCGACCGGCAACCCGGACAAGAAGATGGGCCAGGAAGGCAGCCACATCTCCGACATCATGCTCGACGATGTGAAGGTGCCGGGTGACGCATTGCTCGGCGGCGAAACCGGCAAAGGCTTCGTCTTTGCGATGAAGAGCTTGGACAACGGCCGCATATCGGTGGGCGCTGCCGCCGCCGGATATGCCCGCCGCGCGCTCGACAGCGCGGTCCGCTATGCCACCGAGCGCAAGGCGTTTGGCGAGCCGATCGCCAATTTCCAGCTGATCCAGCAGATGCTGGCTGAAAGCGAGATGGAAATCTACGCCGCCGAAGCGATGATGAAGGATGTGTGCGAACGCGCCGATCGCGGTGAGAACATCCTGCGCAAGGCTGCCGCTTTCAAGGTGTTCTCCAGCGAAATGTGCGGCCGCGTGGTCGACCGCGTGGTCCAGGTCTATGGCGGCGCGGGTTATCTCGCCGAATACGACGCCGAAAGATTCTTCCGCGATGCGCGCATTTATCGCATTTACGAAGGCACTACGCAGATCCTCTACCTGCAGATCGCCAAGCACATGCTGCGCGATTTCGCTGCGCAGAACGGGTAG
- a CDS encoding CoA transferase, whose protein sequence is MYKLLSDLSIIEVSSFVASPTIGLYCGQMGAEVIRVDHKVGGLDYDRYLLTSEGRSLSWENLNRGKKSVALDLQSGEGRELLVELARTTGQVVTNLPEKSFLSHTAMSEGRDDLVSVRIMGWHDGRQAMDFTVNAASGYPLMCGPEDWDPATAPPVNQVLPAWDFITGAYGAFALLAALRHRDTTGEGSEVRIPLGDVAIGTMANSGAMAEMLYRGGDRERLGNAIWGAFGRDFRSKDGVRFMVAALTPKQWSGLIEAFGVEQEIAALESELGVRFADGDTPRFANRHRLFELFQHAADGFDWTELSQRMAKAGTTFEKYRTMHEAANDPVLVANNPLFGPSPANPSGFEYPATRSFANMPEKPVGDPAPAPYLGQHSEEILAERLGLSSGSIAKLVDAGIVRLSDKE, encoded by the coding sequence GTGTACAAGCTGCTCAGCGACCTCTCCATCATCGAGGTGTCGAGCTTCGTCGCCTCGCCCACCATCGGGCTCTATTGCGGGCAGATGGGAGCAGAGGTGATCCGGGTCGACCACAAGGTCGGCGGGCTCGACTACGATCGCTACCTGCTGACCAGCGAAGGCCGCTCGCTCAGCTGGGAGAACCTCAATCGCGGCAAGAAGTCGGTCGCGCTCGACCTGCAATCGGGCGAGGGGCGCGAACTGCTGGTAGAGCTTGCCCGAACGACCGGCCAGGTCGTCACCAACCTGCCGGAGAAGAGCTTCCTCAGCCACACCGCCATGAGCGAAGGCAGGGATGATCTCGTCTCCGTCCGCATCATGGGCTGGCACGACGGGCGGCAGGCGATGGATTTCACTGTAAACGCCGCCAGCGGCTACCCGCTGATGTGCGGACCGGAGGACTGGGACCCGGCGACCGCACCTCCGGTCAACCAGGTTCTGCCGGCGTGGGACTTCATCACAGGTGCCTATGGCGCTTTCGCCCTGCTCGCCGCGCTGCGTCACCGCGATACCACCGGTGAAGGCAGCGAAGTGCGCATCCCGCTCGGCGACGTCGCCATCGGCACCATGGCCAACAGCGGCGCGATGGCGGAAATGCTCTATCGAGGGGGCGATCGCGAGCGGCTCGGCAATGCCATCTGGGGCGCGTTCGGGCGCGATTTCCGCAGCAAGGACGGGGTCCGCTTCATGGTTGCAGCGCTGACCCCCAAGCAATGGAGCGGCCTGATCGAAGCCTTCGGGGTCGAACAAGAGATTGCTGCGCTGGAAAGCGAGCTGGGCGTGCGCTTCGCCGATGGCGACACCCCGCGCTTCGCCAACCGGCACCGGTTGTTCGAACTGTTCCAGCATGCGGCTGACGGTTTCGACTGGACCGAGCTGTCGCAGCGCATGGCCAAGGCCGGAACCACATTCGAGAAGTACCGCACCATGCACGAGGCTGCGAACGATCCCGTACTGGTGGCGAACAACCCGCTGTTCGGGCCCTCGCCAGCCAATCCCTCGGGCTTCGAATATCCCGCTACCCGCAGCTTCGCCAACATGCCGGAAAAACCGGTCGGCGACCCGGCCCCTGCGCCCTACCTGGGCCAGCACAGCGAAGAGATACTGGCCGAACGGCTGGGGCTGTCATCGGGTTCTATCGCCAAGCTGGTAGATGCCGGCATAGTCCGCCTTTCGGATAAGGAATAG
- a CDS encoding GNAT family N-acetyltransferase yields MTVSIRSEQPGDERAIRALTDAAFRDMPHADGDEGELIERLRVQGDLVLSLVACNSDKAIVGHISFSPVAIAGSEGKWYQLAPVSVIPSGQNSGIGSSLIEAGLDRLQGSGAAGILLVGDPDYYSRFGFTREHALTLSDALDPYLQMLQFEGDPPSGQITLAPAFG; encoded by the coding sequence ATGACCGTTTCCATACGTAGCGAGCAGCCCGGCGACGAAAGAGCGATCCGGGCCCTGACCGATGCGGCCTTTCGCGACATGCCGCATGCCGACGGCGATGAAGGCGAGCTGATCGAGCGGCTGCGGGTCCAGGGGGACCTGGTGCTCTCGCTCGTGGCCTGCAATTCCGACAAGGCCATCGTCGGGCATATTTCCTTTTCGCCGGTTGCGATCGCCGGATCGGAAGGGAAGTGGTACCAGCTGGCGCCGGTGTCAGTGATCCCGAGCGGACAGAATTCGGGGATCGGCTCATCGCTGATCGAAGCCGGACTCGACCGGCTTCAGGGGAGCGGGGCTGCAGGCATCCTGCTGGTTGGCGATCCGGACTATTATTCCCGCTTCGGCTTCACCCGCGAACACGCACTCACGCTGTCGGATGCGCTGGATCCCTACTTGCAAATGCTGCAGTTCGAGGGTGATCCGCCCAGCGGCCAGATCACGCTCGCGCCCGCGTTCGGTTAG
- a CDS encoding SPFH domain-containing protein, which produces MVNQLQGMNVSQERAAKSYNGYVMLLAMLAAIVFFIWTVANGAPPDGASKAAKLMFVGSLLVGIIPFLLIVGGFFMIQPNQTAVITLFGAYSGTERTEGLRWVWPWMMRKKISARAHNVHSEKVKINDLRGNPIEVACNVVWRVRDTAQAAFDVDDYKEFVEIQIEAGLRTVGARHPYDDMNEEDETTLRGSADVVNRELCEELNERLQVAGIVVDEAGLTHLAYAPEIAGAMLRRQQADAVIAARKKVVIGAVGMVEDALQKLSADGVIELDDERRAAMVSNLMVVLCGDREAHPVVNAGTLYQ; this is translated from the coding sequence ATGGTCAATCAACTGCAGGGAATGAATGTCAGCCAGGAACGGGCGGCGAAGTCCTACAACGGATATGTGATGTTGTTGGCAATGCTGGCGGCGATCGTCTTTTTCATCTGGACCGTGGCCAATGGTGCGCCGCCCGATGGCGCGAGCAAGGCCGCAAAGCTGATGTTCGTGGGTTCGCTGCTGGTCGGAATCATCCCCTTCCTGCTGATTGTGGGCGGGTTCTTCATGATCCAGCCCAACCAGACCGCCGTCATTACCCTGTTCGGAGCCTATAGCGGGACCGAGCGGACCGAGGGGCTGCGCTGGGTTTGGCCGTGGATGATGCGCAAGAAGATCAGCGCGCGCGCCCACAATGTCCATTCGGAAAAGGTCAAGATCAACGATTTGCGCGGCAACCCAATCGAAGTCGCCTGCAATGTCGTCTGGCGCGTGCGCGATACGGCGCAGGCCGCCTTCGATGTCGACGATTACAAGGAATTCGTCGAGATCCAGATCGAGGCCGGCCTGCGCACGGTGGGTGCCCGCCATCCTTATGACGATATGAACGAGGAAGATGAGACCACGCTGCGTGGCAGTGCCGATGTGGTCAATCGCGAACTCTGTGAAGAGCTCAACGAGCGGCTGCAGGTGGCCGGGATCGTCGTCGACGAGGCGGGCCTCACCCACCTCGCCTACGCACCTGAGATCGCCGGTGCCATGCTGCGCCGGCAACAGGCCGATGCCGTGATCGCCGCGCGCAAGAAAGTGGTGATCGGCGCGGTCGGCATGGTGGAAGACGCGTTGCAGAAGCTGAGTGCGGATGGTGTCATCGAACTCGACGACGAACGCCGCGCCGCGATGGTCTCTAACCTTATGGTGGTCCTGTGCGGCGATCGCGAAGCGCATCCGGTCGTCAATGCCGGCACACTCTATCAATAG